A window of the Cannabis sativa cultivar Pink pepper isolate KNU-18-1 chromosome X, ASM2916894v1, whole genome shotgun sequence genome harbors these coding sequences:
- the LOC133032810 gene encoding uncharacterized protein LOC133032810, translating into MNHEIFMSAREEEEVEKKKKTAAFKSSSSHAISEEDEDSLCSDMEDLALFSKKHKKFIKFEKYIGKKPQRGSDSKERKNKDDPSICFECKKPRCMKMDCPMRKKNKYKARAMLADWLTSDEEDSENEEKNEVANMCMMALDDG; encoded by the exons atgaaccatgaaattttcatgagtgctcgagaagaagaggaagttgagaagaaaaagaagactgcTGCATTCAAGTCTTCTtcctcccatgccattagtgaagaagatgaggatagtttatgtagtgacatggaggacttggcCCTTTTCTCCAAGAAACACAAAAAGTTCATAAAATTCGAAAAGTACAttgggaagaagccacaaagagggagtgactcaaaagaaagaaagaacaaaGATGATCCATCAATTTGCTTTGAATGCAAGAAGCCTAGATGCATGAAaatggattgtccaatgagaaagaagaacaaatacaaagcaagggcaatgttggcggattggctAACTAGTGATGAGGAGGACTCCGAAAATGAGGAGAAGAATGAAGtggcaaacatgtgcatgatggcacttgatgatggg taa
- the LOC115695118 gene encoding uncharacterized protein LOC115695118 — MAKKKRVGRKPTSAATEIVDQDQELPSIQEEATDPELIEEFHDTIENLSSELGIEVNEPELNRVAPIPGNWAEEVEQANFQADARDLWSKFKSNQVPTPSTKLNFTEPIKVGDQIVAKLDLEEIEVEASFWKNAIVCFVLGANPPFKVFEGFLKRIWGNLGIEQVVRMNSGGTLVRFRDEATRDLILEAGVIHFDKKPVVLRPWSTDLDSLRMVSSVPVWIRLNGLGLQYWGKKNLSALVSTLGNPIMIDKVTQDRIMVKFARVLVDIEITDDPPKTISYINEKKQLVEQGVEYEWLPSRCSACANLGHILANCNREKKFVWKRKPEAEIGAKKEQEKEVCVTGEDAGLIVNNEENGSGMMPVVKENARRQEQDKTQASKDWVTPKRKAVRQMEGKAMNDNTKGSKSINCFAALQVTREDEFKALDPPTFNDGSQ; from the coding sequence ATGGCGAAGAAGAAGAGGGTTGGCCGGAAGCCTACCAGTGCTGCTACAGAGATCGTCGACCAGGATCAAGAACTCCCTTCAATCCAGGAGGAAGCGACAGACCCGGAGCTAATTGAAGAGTTCCATGATAcgattgagaatttgagttcaGAATTGGGGATTGAGGTAAATGAACCAGAGTTGAATCGTGTTGCTCCGATTCCTGGAAACTGGGCTGAAGAGGTTGAACAGGCGAATTTCCAAGCGGATGCCAGAGACCTATGGAGCAAATTTAAATCGAACCAGGTACCTACTCCCTCTACTAAACTTAATTTTACTGAACCGATTAAGGTGGGAGATCAAATTGTGGCTAAACTTGACCTAGAGGAGATAGAAGTAGAAGCTTCTTTTTGGAAAAATGCTATTGTCTGCTTTGTGTTGGGTGCTAACCCCCCGTTCAAAGTGTTTGAGGGGTTTCTCAAAAGGATTTGGGGTAACCTAGGCATAGAACAGGTAGTCCGAATGAACTCTGGTGGTACTCTGGTTAGGTTTCGGGATGAAGCAACTCGTGATCTTATTCTTGAGGCAGGAGTAATTCACTTTGATAAGAAGCCAGTGGTGTTAAGGCCATGGTCAACTGATCTTGATTCTTTGAGAATGGTAAGCTCTGTTCCAGTTTGGATCCGTTTAAATGGGTTAGGATTGCAGTATTGGGGAAAGAAAAATTTGAGTGCCTTAGTTAGTACTTTAGGCAATCCGATTATGATCGATAAAGTTACGCAAGATCGAATTATGGTGAAATTTGCTCGGGTTCTTGTGGATATAGAGATAACTGATGATCCTCCTAAAACTATCTCTTACATAAATGAAAAGAAGCAATTGGTGGAACAAGGGGTAGAATATGAGTGGCTGCCTTCGAGATGTTCTGCTTGTGCCAATTTGGGTCACATTCTTGCTAACTGCAACAGAGAGAAAAAATTTGTTTGGAAGAGAAAACCGGAAGCAGAGATAGGGGCAAAGAAGGAGCAGGAAAAAGAAGTTTGTGTAACTGGGGAAGATGCTGGATTGATAGTTAACAATGAAGAAAATGGTAGTGGTATGATGCCTGTGGTTAAGGAGAATGCTAGAAGGCAAGAACAAGACAAAACTCAAGCTAGCAAAGATTGGGTTACACCCAAGAGGAAAGCAGTGAGACAAATGGAGGGCAAGGCGATGAATGATAATACAAAAGGCTCTAAGTCAATTAATTGTTTTGCTGCTCTGCAGGTGACAAGAGAAGATGAGTTTAAGGCACTGGACCCTCCTACTTTTAATGATGGAAGTCAATAA